Below is a genomic region from Sediminitomix flava.
TCAATTACGATTTAATTTACGGCTTGCCCCTTCAAACAATTGAAACAGTAAGAAATACTATTGAGCTTGTGAATGAACTGAAGCCAGATCGTATTGCTTACTATAGTTATGCTCATATTCCTTGGGTAAAGCCAGGACAGCGAAAGTTTACAGAAAAAGATTTGCCTGCAGATGAAGAAAAAAGAGCTTTATACGAATTAGGTAAAGAGCTTTTTGAGAAGAATGGTTATGTTGAGATTGGGATGGATCATTTCGCTCTTCCTTCTGATACGTTGGCTATTGCAACCGATCAGAAAAAATTACACCGTAATTTTATGGGCTATACGCATAATTATACCCAATTGATGGTTGGTTTAGGGGCTTCTTCAATTTCAGATTCATGGGGAGCATTTATTCAGAATATCAAAAAAGTCGAAGACTATAAGGCTGCCGTAGATAACGGAGAATTTCCGTTTTATCGTGGTCATATCTTAAATGAAGAAGACTTGATTTTACGTCAGCACATTCTAAATGTGATGTGTCATTTTGAGACTTCTTGGAATGAGGAAGAATTGCAATCTGAGGTATTAGATGAAGTACTTCCTCGACTAGAAGAAATGCTTAATGATGGTTTGCTAGAATTTAAAGACAAACAAATTGTAGTGACTCCAAAGGGATATCCTTTTGTCAGAAATATTTGTATGACCTTTGATGGAAGAATGCTTAGAGATAAGCCAACTCATCAAATTTTTTCTCAGACGGTATAATATTAACTACAAGTGAGAAATAAAAAAATCCTGAGCTCAATTTTGAGTTCAGGATTTTTTCTTTACGTTAATTAGTAATACACACGTTGCGGATATTGCAGAATCGATTTTATTTTTTCTTCTGTGAAGAAGCTCTAATCACTAGTTGAGGTTTTAAAACCTTTGTTTCTGGCTTTATTTCCTCATTTTCATTACTCTCAATTTCTTTGAGAAGGAGTTTGGTCGCGGCTATACCTATTTCATAAGCCGATTGAGAAACCGATGATAAAGGAGGATCAACAATTTCGGCTAATTGCCAATTTGAAAATCCCACTACTGCTATATCATCTGGTATTTTTAGGTTATGCTTTTTTATTGATTGCATAGCCCCAAGAGCGGCCATGTCGTTGTTGGCAAAAATACCATCAATTTTAGTATCTCCCTCTTCCAATATCAAGTCTGTGACCCGAGCAGCTTCTTCTTGAGTCCCTTCACCACATTTCACAATTAGGTTTTCATTAATCTCTATACCGTACTTCGTGAGAGCCGCTTTATAGCCTTCCAATCTACTAATACTGATATCAAGATTTTTTGGTCCCAACAAGTGGGCAATGTGTTTGCAGCCTTGGTTTATCAAGTGTTCTGTTGCTTGAAATGCTCCATCAAAATCATCAGTTACAACTTTAGATGTATGTATCAAGTCACATGATCTATCAAAGAATACAATAGGCATTCCTTTATTGTAGATATTTGTGATATGGCTAAAATCCTCTGTTTCTTTGGCAACAGAGATAAGCATTCCATCTACACGAGATGAAAATAAGGCATTAATATCGGTTTTTTCACGTTCATAGCTCTCATTGGTCTGGCACATAATTACGTTGTAACCAGAGTTATAAGCAACCTCTTGAACACCAGTAATAATTTTGGCAAAAAAGTCATGTACAATCTCAGGAATAATCACCCCAATATTGTTGGTTTTCTTTTGTCGAAGACTTAGTGCTAGCGTGTTTGGTTGAAAGTCGAGTTCTTTAGCTAGTTTTACGACAGCTTGTTTAGTTTCGTCACTGATATCTGGATGGTCTTTCAACGCTCTCGAAACTGTAGATTTCGAGATCCCCAATCGATCCGCAATATCCTGCATTGTAAGTTGAGCCTTCCGCATAAAATAATTTATTAAGATCAGTTCTGTATTTTTAGAGAGCAGTCATTAAATGTATTTTTTACATAAAGTTGTGCTTTCTAACCAAATATTAAGATATCTATTTTGACAATAATGCAAAAACATTGGACAATTTTGTTACAAATTATTTTCATTATAGATACTCAAAATAATTTCACAAGATTTTTCAGCGCTTTCCATTGCCCCTTGAATTGTAGCTGCATGTCCTTCACTATTACAAGCTTCTCCAATAAAAAAGAGTTTGTTCTCGATAGGTTTTGATAAATTCTCTCTGAGTTTTAAACTATGCGGTACGGCATAAGAATAGGTTCCTAAAGTATGAGGGTCATTACCCCAATCATGAAAAATACTTTTCTGTATGAGTAAGCCTAAGTCTCTTCTATTGAACATCAGATTCAATTCATCGACAAAAAGCCTTTCTATATATGCTTTGGAAGAGGTTTCTAAGATTTTAGCATTTTTCCCCATCATATATGCACAGACAACAGGCTGTTCCTGATCACTGAATAAATAGAGTGGGGCAATCTGTCCTCCTATAATTTCACGAGTATCTTTATCCCAGAATTTCTCTGAAAATTGAAGCAAAAATTTAAAACCTCTATCAAACCCGAGCTGCTCAATTGCATTTTTATGAGGAGGAGGAAGTGAAGGAGAAAACGTTATTTTATCTTGCTTGAGAATCCCTAATGAAGTAGAAATGATACATGAGTCAGCAGTAAAGCTTTTTGAGTCTTTACATTGTATTTTTATTAGATCGTTACTGTATTCTATCTTTTCAACTTCAGTATTTAAAATGATATTATCACTCAATTCTTGTTTAAAAAAATCAATGATTTGATTCATCGGACCTTTTAAGTGATAATTCTTTTCTCCAGAAGTCCATAATCTCTCCTCATTTACTAAACTTTGAATCTCCAAACTATCTAAATCAGTACCATATTCTGCCGCAAATCCTTGAAATAAGTGTTCACTTTCAGAAGACATGTATCCTTTTTCATTTAAGTAATCCTTAAGATTCTCTGTTGGGCCATCATAATTTTCAAAAGAGTTGAAAAAACGCTTTGCTTGAAGTAATTCTGGTACTGAATGCGAATGATCTTCATCTATTAACTGATCCTTCCAAAAGTAGTAGTAATCTCCTGAGTCGGGATAAACCTTTATTTTAAGGTATTCGAGTAGCTCAAAAAATATATGGTTTCTACCATGAATTTGTTCTGCCCCAAGTTCAAAGAAAGTATCTTCCTCAACTTTAGAATATATACGTCCTCCAATTCGGTCAGAAGATTCCAGTATTTTAATGTCTATATCTGAGATACTTTTCTTTAGTAAAAAGGCCGCATAAAGTCCACTAATTCCTGCTCCTACGATTACTATACTATTCATATTGAAAAATGGTTAAAAATTAAGTTTAACTGACATCTTAAGTTATTTGCTTCAATATGTATAAATAAGAAAAACTTCTAACTACTAAAAACAATATGATTGAATAGTTGGATATAGCCTTGAATTTGTGGTTTAATTTTGTGAAAAAAAAGCTTTAGTAACATTGTGAATTGGATATGGGTTCGTCAAGCTATAATTTATTTTTTATAAAAGTTAAGCTTTTTATACTTGAGTAGGGTTTATGAGAAAAGTACTCAATCAATCTCTTTAATGAAGAAAATTACAATGTTTATGTTCAAATAGTTATAACCCTTCAATTATTATTAAAAGCTAAGCTATAATCCAATTTCTTAACTCAATACAATTTCTTATGAAAATTAGGCTGGTCATTTTATTACTTGCCCCAATCGGTTTTTTATTCACCAATTGCACGGAAGACAGTGCAGGTGATTTGCCGCCTACACCTACTTTCACAGCAAGCCAAACCTTCCTGAGAATGGGAGAAACTGTAGTTTTTCAGAATACGAGTGATGATGCTGAAAAATACATTTGGGATTTTGGTGATGGTTCGGCGAAAGAAGAGCTGAAGGATAAGTTTACACCTGTACAACATACTTTTACCAATGTCGGTAATTTTCATGTATATCTTACTTCTGTTTCTTCTAGTGGGGAAGAAGTTGAGTCTTCAATGATTATTAGAGTTGGGATACTAGAGTTACAAAGTGCAGAATTAAGAGCTTATCCGTTGATGGATACAATTGATAATTTAGGGCAAATTACTGAAATCCCGTGGGATGAGGATAGTGGACCAGACCTTAGATTGGCAGTGTTGAAATCAGGCTCTAACTATCTTTTATCTGATTTGTACCCTAATCTAGAAGAAACTGACCTTCCTCTAACAATGAGTATGAGTGGTTTTGAACAGTCAGGCTTTTGGTTGGCCGGAGACCCTTTCATCATAACTACGGTAGAAGAAGATACTGTTGATGGGATTAGCAATCTATTCATAATGAATTCTGAAATCTTAGTGGAAACTCCTTTCAATGAATTACAACGTTCTACCTCTGACCCTCTAAGTTTTTCAGGTGATTTTGAGACTGAAACAAGTGATTTAGAAGTAAGTCTTCAATCTCAGCTATACTTATTCACTGATACTGTTTTCCTACAACAATCAGCACGTAAGCAAAAAGAACTTCAATTACCTAAAAGAATTGAAGATAAACTGAATCAATTTTCAATGTAATCCAATTAGAATCCTATGAAAATACGATATATACTACAGACTTTCCTTTTAAGTCTTTTTGTCTTACTTCATGCATGTGATGAGGGCGATGACGCTACACCAGATGTAAGTGCCTCTTTTGTTCTTACAGCAACTGATCTTCCTTTAGGTTCTACATTTGAAGCTGTAAATACAAGTCAAGTAGGTGATGTGTATGAGTGGAATTTTGGGGATGGTAGTCCTATCCAAGTTGATGTAAGTAAAACTACTATGAGATATGTTTATTCTCTTCCAGGTGATTATACTGTAAGATTAACGGTAAAGAATAATAGTGGCGAAGTATTAGGTAATTATAAAGAAGAGGTTTCTGTATTTACTTATACAGTCAGTCGTGTTGAATTACTTCAGTTGCCTTCAATGAAACAAGTTTTATCTGATCCTGAAGATGAAAATTCGGAATTGATAGAAGTTGCTTGGGATGCAACTAATGAAGGAGATGCAGCAAACCCAGATTTAGTTACTGCTTTTTATAATGCGAATACTGGTGAATTTTCGGGAATTTCTGATTTTTATGAAAACTTCAATACGGCTAACTTGCCTGTAGAGTTTGAAGTTTCACCTATGATTTTCACTTATGCAAATTATCAGTTTGCTTGCTTTGATTTGGATGATGAAGATGCAAATGAAGAATCTACATCGGAGATTATGTTAGTCGCAGATATCGGAGATCCCTTTTCACAAGTAGTTGAAGAAAATGGAACCTTCAAAATAACACTGGGAGAATATGTGAATGTTTATCTCGAGAAAGTAACGACTTTAGATGATTTACAATAGAAAAAAAGGTGTGAGTTTTAACACTCACACCTTTTAATATTTTAAATAAAAACCAGTATTAATTTTCTGATTCTTCTTTAATTGCAACAGCTTTTTCAATCCAAGCTTCGAAATCTTCTCTTGAAGGATTTTTGATTTCTTTAAGCTTCAATTTTTTCTTCATACCGATAAAGTCGTTCATGAATTTACCAGAAGAAGCCTCAGCAAGGTCAATGATCATGTACATGCCAAGTTTATGCATTACTTGAACTAGTCCACTTTCAACACCAATAGCTTCCCATTCTTCAACTTTTGAAGCTACAGGCCATTTTTCAGGCTTCATTTGAGGGAAGAATAATACCTCTTGAATAGAAGGATTATTTGTAAGCATCATCACAAGACGGTCAATACCGATACCTAGACCTGATGTAGGAGGCATACCGTATTCCAAAGCTCTGATAAAGTCTTGGTCGATAAACATTGCCTCATCATCACCTCTTTCTTGCAATTTTACTTGCTCTTCAAAACGATTACGTTGGTCAACAGGGTCATTAAGCTCAGAATAAGCATTAGCAACCTCTTTTCCATTGATAATCAATTCAAAACGTTCAGTTAATTCAGGATTGTCTCTATGACGTTTTGAAAGTGGAGACATTTCTACAGGGTAATCAGTAATGAAAGTTGGTTGGATGAAGTTGCCTTCACATTTCTCACCGAAGATTTCATCGATAAGTTTACCTTTACCCATGCTTTCATCAACTTCGATATTAAGTTCTTTACAAACATCACGAAGTTGAGCTTCATTCATACCTGAAATGTCGAAACCAGTATATTCTTTGATTGCATCATACATTGTAATACGCTTGTATGGTGCTTTAAAACTCACTTGCTTATCGCCAAATTGAACATCAGTAGTACCGATAGCCTCAGTAGCCACACGCTCTAAAAGGTTTTCAGTGAATTCCATCATCCAGATATAGTCTTTGTAAGCAACGTAGATTTCCATTGCTGTAAACTCTGGATTGTGAGTTCTGTCCATACCTTCGTTACGGAAGTTTTTAGAAAACTCATATACACCATCAAAACCACCTACGATTAATCTTTTCAAGTAAAGCTCATTCGCAATTCTCAAATATAAATCGTTACCTAAAGCATTGTGGTGTGTGATAAATGGTCTTGCCGCAGCACCACCCGGAATTGACTGAAGAATTGGTGTTTCAACTTCTAAATAACCATTTTCATTGAAATAGTTACGAATAGCGTTGATGACTTTGATACGTTTCATGAACACATCTTTCACATCATCATTTACTACTAAATCAACATAACGCTGACGGTATCTAAGTTCTGGATCAGAGAATGCATCATAAACAGTCTCATTACCTTCTTCATCCTTAGCTGTTTTTACGACAGGCAGGGGTTTCAGTGATTTAGTTAAAAGTTTAAGCTCTTTAACGTGGATACTGATTTCACCTGTTTGAGTCTTAAAGCCAAAACCTTTGATACCAACAAAATCACCAATATCCATCATCTTTTTGAAGACAGTATTGTAAAGTGTTTTGTCATCTCCAGGACAAAGATCATCTCTATTTACATAGATTTGAACTCTACCTGTAGCATCTTTAAGTTCAGCAAATGAAGCTTTCCCCATTACACGAAAGCTCATAATACGACCGGCAAGAGAGACTTCTTCGAATTTGCCTTCGTTTGAGTCAAACTCAGCAAGCATTTCTTTTGCTGTAGTATTTACTTCAAACTTTTCTGCTGGATAAGGATCAATTCCCATATCCATAAGTTGTTGTCTCTTCTCCCTTCTTAAAATTTCCTGTTCGCTAAGTATTTGCATTTTATTGCTATCTAGTATTCGTGCAAAAGAATAGTGTATATATTTAAAACTTTACACTAATTCAGAATGCAAAAATAGAAAATAAATGTTCACTTTAAGATCAGATTTCAAATTATTGGGTATTTCCTTAAGATTATAAAGGATAAATTGTATAAAACGTTCTCAATAATCTGTGTAACTGATCATTTATTCTTTACCCCAAACTACAGCAACACGGTTTGCTCCATGTTGTACAGCTTCTTCAACATCCAAAGTAGAATCTACTTGTGTTTTTATTTCAACAGCTGAACCTAATAACTTTTTTAGTTTCATTGTATCGAAAACTGTAGCAGGTCTTGTGGCAAAACCTGAAGTGACAGAGATAAAATCAACTCCACCAGCTTTAGCTATTTGACATGCAGTTTCAACTTCTTCATCATTGAGGTAGGGCATTTCAATGATAAGTTTGAATAATTTCTGATGTTCGTGAATAATATTCGCAAATTGAGCCACTTCAATTTTAGCCCAACCTTTTACGTCAGATTTAAATGCTGTTAGATTCATCATCACGTCAATCTCATCAGCACCTTCTTCCAAAGCTTTTTTTATTTCTAGTAGTTTTGGTTCGGATCTGCTAAAACCAAAAGGAAAGCCTGCTGTAGTTACCAATTGCAATTCCTCAGAGCTTGGGATTTCTCTTCTTACTTTTTTTACCCAATATGGAGGAATACATACAGCTTTATATTTTTTCATTAAAGCCTCTTCAACTAATTCTATTATTTCGGATTCAGTAACTATAGGCTTTAAGTTTGTAAGTTCAATAGAACTATTTGTGGAAAGCATAAAAATATGTTTACAACCTTAATTAGCATCTTGAAAGATTTTATAATCAACCTAAGATTGCTTTATATTATTTAAACAAAGTTTTTCGTCCATGTTTACTACAAATAGGACATTCATTAGGATCATGCTTTCGTGCTTGGCAATATTCTCTTCCAAAATAGATGATTTGAAGGTGCAAGTCATTCCATTTTTCTTTTGGAAATAATCTTTTAGCATCTTTTTCAGTCTGTTCTACATTTTTTCCTGTGGTCAATCCCCATCTGTACATTAGGCGATGAATGTGGGTGTCTACTGGGAATGCTGGAATACCAAATGCTTGCGACATGACTACAGAAGCAGTCTTATGGCCAACAGCTGGTAACTTTTCCAATTCTTCAAACGATACTGGTACCTCTCCATTGTGTTCTCGAATGAGAATTTCTGATAGACCATGAATCCCTTTAGATTTCATTGGTGACAATCCACAAGGTTTAATAATTTCTTTGATTTCTTCAACTGTGAGCTGAACCATATCATAAGGATTATCAGCCCTTTCAAATAGAAGTGGAGTTATTTTGTTTACTCTTTCATCAGTACACTGAGCAGATAATAGTACTGCTATTAATAGTGTATATGGATCATTATGATCTAGGGGAATCGGTAGGGTAGGGTAAAGTTTGTCTAAGATGTTTATGATATCTTCTACCTTCTCTTTTTTTGTCATTGATCTAATTTAGATTGAAAAGTTGATGGCAAATATAGTTTTTATCTAAAAAAAAAGAATCCTATCTCAATCAAAATAGGACTCTCCTTCCGAATAATCGGATTTTAAACAAGAAATAAATCTTGTAATTATCTCATCTCATAACTCAAGAACAAATGTAGGCTGTTTGATTTTTAATAACATTGATGATGGACACTTTAGAATAATGATTACGGTCACTTTATAAATAATCGATAATATTTTGAATACAATTTTGTGCATTCTTTAGAATATGCATGAAAAGCTTTAGTTCCATTTCTCTTATTTTTTTTCCTTTCTTAACATCGTACATGTGTGTTTACTATCAAAACATAGGCAAGCTAGAACTACTAATACCCATTACTAATAACTACTATGCAACAAAGTCAGAGGATCTCTACAGGTATGTTTTTATTTCTCTTCATCTTATTAAACCTAACTGCTTTAGGTACAGATAAAGAAAAAGGTAAAACGGATAAAGATAGAGCAACAATAGCTCCTGTAAAGACAAATTATTATCATAGACCCCATCAGTATATCGCATTGAAATTAGGTGCTTTAGGTGTAGGAGTAAATTATGCATATACCATAAATAAACTCTCTGGTGTCCGATTTGGTATAAACTATTTTGGTTTTGGGACAGATCAAGAAATGACATTAGCAGGAGCTAATTTTAATGTGGACTATACTATTCAAAATATGTCTATAGAGGCTTATTATGAATATTTTCCTTTTCATAAAAAGAGAGGGCGTCTCACTAATTTTAAACGGAATTTTAAGTTTGTAATGGGCTTAACATATTTCGCTTATGTGAAATATCATGCTAAGGCTTATCGAATGAATGGAGTTGTTTTGAATGGAACAGAGTATAGCCCCTCAGAAATTGGTGATGTGGTAGCGACTGTTTCTACGAATAGAGTAGCTCCTTATTTGGGATTAGGTTCTGCTTGGAATGTACCCAATAAGAGAAGGGCTAAGTATCAAATCGGATTTGATTTAGGATTAATTTATCATGGAAAACCAAGAGTTAATTTGGTTGGGACAAACTTTTTGGAAGGAAATAGTGAGCAACAAGAACAAGTTGAAAGTAATCTCAGTTTCTTTCAATTCTATCCAAATCTCTCAGTAAAACTAATTTATAGACTACACTAATACTCTTACGATGATACTTAAAAAAATAAAATCTACCTTAGCTTTAGCATTAACCTGTTTACTTTTTAGTAGCTCATGTTCCAGTTTTTTTGATGGAGTTAATATAATAGTTACACTAAAAGAAGAAGTTCAGCCAATAGCAACATTACAAATTATGGATGCTGTGACAGGTGAGGTTCCTAATAATCTAACTCTAACTCTTTCAGGTGCTGACAAAAGTTCTATTGTCAATTTTAATGGAGGAAAGAATTTTAATGTAAATGAACAAGGTATTATCACCTTTGCTATTCAACATAGTTCTGAAAATGTAGAAAGAGTAGATTTTGATGTTACAGTAAATGCCAATGGTTATGTCAGTTCTTCTCTTCATATTAGTTTTTATGGAGAAGAAATAAATAGTTATGTTTTAGGTTTAGTACATCCTGATAATACACCCGAGGGAGTCTATGCAACAGCTCCACAAATAGAAAATAGTAGTGATGGAATTACTGCTAATACTGTAATTAGCGCTAGCCCAGAACAAGCCCCCGAAACAACCGCTTACATTCAAATTGCAGAAGGTACTCAAGTCTTTGCTCAAAATGGAAATCAAATAGAAGGAGATTTAGAAGTAAAGTTAGTCTATTTTGATCCTACTTCTGAAGAAGCTCTTAGAGCATTTCCTGGAGGTTTAGAAGTGTATGCTAACATCGATAATAATGAGCCAGAGGCAGGTGTTTTTACCTCTGCTGGTTTGGTTAATATTACGATGGAAAGCGGAGGAAAAAGTGTAAAAACTTTTTCAGAGTCAATCTTGGTAGATATAGAAATTAACTCCGAAATATATAATCCTGAAGAAGGAAGAACTATACGAGAAGGAGATGAAATTCCTTATTGGAGCATGAGTACTTCAACAAATCAATGGGAATTAGAAGGGACAACTGTAGTAGAGTTGAATAGTCAGTCAGGGAAGTTATATGCAAGAATGGAAGTTGATCACCTATCATATTGGAATCTTGAT
It encodes:
- the hemN gene encoding oxygen-independent coproporphyrinogen III oxidase, translating into MLEKELIRKYNIPGPRYTSYPTVPYWDKTPPTVEDWKSQVKSAFDASNSKDGISIYIHLPYCESLCTYCGCNTRITINHKVEEVYIRTLLKEWDLYKSLFNGEKVRIKEIHLGGGTPTFFSPKNLKWMIESILEGNEKTEDAEFSFEAHPQNTTKEHLETLYNIGFKRLSLGIQDFDPKVQEIVNRVQSFEEVKEVTDYARELGYTSINYDLIYGLPLQTIETVRNTIELVNELKPDRIAYYSYAHIPWVKPGQRKFTEKDLPADEEKRALYELGKELFEKNGYVEIGMDHFALPSDTLAIATDQKKLHRNFMGYTHNYTQLMVGLGASSISDSWGAFIQNIKKVEDYKAAVDNGEFPFYRGHILNEEDLILRQHILNVMCHFETSWNEEELQSEVLDEVLPRLEEMLNDGLLEFKDKQIVVTPKGYPFVRNICMTFDGRMLRDKPTHQIFSQTV
- a CDS encoding LacI family DNA-binding transcriptional regulator is translated as MLSKNTELILINYFMRKAQLTMQDIADRLGISKSTVSRALKDHPDISDETKQAVVKLAKELDFQPNTLALSLRQKKTNNIGVIIPEIVHDFFAKIITGVQEVAYNSGYNVIMCQTNESYEREKTDINALFSSRVDGMLISVAKETEDFSHITNIYNKGMPIVFFDRSCDLIHTSKVVTDDFDGAFQATEHLINQGCKHIAHLLGPKNLDISISRLEGYKAALTKYGIEINENLIVKCGEGTQEEAARVTDLILEEGDTKIDGIFANNDMAALGAMQSIKKHNLKIPDDIAVVGFSNWQLAEIVDPPLSSVSQSAYEIGIAATKLLLKEIESNENEEIKPETKVLKPQLVIRASSQKKK
- a CDS encoding flavin monoamine oxidase family protein, producing the protein MNSIVIVGAGISGLYAAFLLKKSISDIDIKILESSDRIGGRIYSKVEEDTFFELGAEQIHGRNHIFFELLEYLKIKVYPDSGDYYYFWKDQLIDEDHSHSVPELLQAKRFFNSFENYDGPTENLKDYLNEKGYMSSESEHLFQGFAAEYGTDLDSLEIQSLVNEERLWTSGEKNYHLKGPMNQIIDFFKQELSDNIILNTEVEKIEYSNDLIKIQCKDSKSFTADSCIISTSLGILKQDKITFSPSLPPPHKNAIEQLGFDRGFKFLLQFSEKFWDKDTREIIGGQIAPLYLFSDQEQPVVCAYMMGKNAKILETSSKAYIERLFVDELNLMFNRRDLGLLIQKSIFHDWGNDPHTLGTYSYAVPHSLKLRENLSKPIENKLFFIGEACNSEGHAATIQGAMESAEKSCEIILSIYNENNL
- a CDS encoding PKD domain-containing protein gives rise to the protein MKIRLVILLLAPIGFLFTNCTEDSAGDLPPTPTFTASQTFLRMGETVVFQNTSDDAEKYIWDFGDGSAKEELKDKFTPVQHTFTNVGNFHVYLTSVSSSGEEVESSMIIRVGILELQSAELRAYPLMDTIDNLGQITEIPWDEDSGPDLRLAVLKSGSNYLLSDLYPNLEETDLPLTMSMSGFEQSGFWLAGDPFIITTVEEDTVDGISNLFIMNSEILVETPFNELQRSTSDPLSFSGDFETETSDLEVSLQSQLYLFTDTVFLQQSARKQKELQLPKRIEDKLNQFSM
- a CDS encoding PKD domain-containing protein, whose product is MKIRYILQTFLLSLFVLLHACDEGDDATPDVSASFVLTATDLPLGSTFEAVNTSQVGDVYEWNFGDGSPIQVDVSKTTMRYVYSLPGDYTVRLTVKNNSGEVLGNYKEEVSVFTYTVSRVELLQLPSMKQVLSDPEDENSELIEVAWDATNEGDAANPDLVTAFYNANTGEFSGISDFYENFNTANLPVEFEVSPMIFTYANYQFACFDLDDEDANEESTSEIMLVADIGDPFSQVVEENGTFKITLGEYVNVYLEKVTTLDDLQ
- the lysS gene encoding lysine--tRNA ligase, giving the protein MQILSEQEILRREKRQQLMDMGIDPYPAEKFEVNTTAKEMLAEFDSNEGKFEEVSLAGRIMSFRVMGKASFAELKDATGRVQIYVNRDDLCPGDDKTLYNTVFKKMMDIGDFVGIKGFGFKTQTGEISIHVKELKLLTKSLKPLPVVKTAKDEEGNETVYDAFSDPELRYRQRYVDLVVNDDVKDVFMKRIKVINAIRNYFNENGYLEVETPILQSIPGGAAARPFITHHNALGNDLYLRIANELYLKRLIVGGFDGVYEFSKNFRNEGMDRTHNPEFTAMEIYVAYKDYIWMMEFTENLLERVATEAIGTTDVQFGDKQVSFKAPYKRITMYDAIKEYTGFDISGMNEAQLRDVCKELNIEVDESMGKGKLIDEIFGEKCEGNFIQPTFITDYPVEMSPLSKRHRDNPELTERFELIINGKEVANAYSELNDPVDQRNRFEEQVKLQERGDDEAMFIDQDFIRALEYGMPPTSGLGIGIDRLVMMLTNNPSIQEVLFFPQMKPEKWPVASKVEEWEAIGVESGLVQVMHKLGMYMIIDLAEASSGKFMNDFIGMKKKLKLKEIKNPSREDFEAWIEKAVAIKEESEN
- the deoC gene encoding deoxyribose-phosphate aldolase, whose translation is MLSTNSSIELTNLKPIVTESEIIELVEEALMKKYKAVCIPPYWVKKVRREIPSSEELQLVTTAGFPFGFSRSEPKLLEIKKALEEGADEIDVMMNLTAFKSDVKGWAKIEVAQFANIIHEHQKLFKLIIEMPYLNDEEVETACQIAKAGGVDFISVTSGFATRPATVFDTMKLKKLLGSAVEIKTQVDSTLDVEEAVQHGANRVAVVWGKE
- the nth gene encoding endonuclease III produces the protein MTKKEKVEDIINILDKLYPTLPIPLDHNDPYTLLIAVLLSAQCTDERVNKITPLLFERADNPYDMVQLTVEEIKEIIKPCGLSPMKSKGIHGLSEILIREHNGEVPVSFEELEKLPAVGHKTASVVMSQAFGIPAFPVDTHIHRLMYRWGLTTGKNVEQTEKDAKRLFPKEKWNDLHLQIIYFGREYCQARKHDPNECPICSKHGRKTLFK